Sequence from the Myxocyprinus asiaticus isolate MX2 ecotype Aquarium Trade chromosome 44, UBuf_Myxa_2, whole genome shotgun sequence genome:
gacagctgacagcttcattgaattctacctgctcaacaccagtttcatgtataacagtaaagagaagactcaggcgtgcaggccttatgggaagaactgcaaagaaaaagccacttttgaaactgaaatcaaaaagaaaaggttagagtggacaaagaaacacagacattggacaacagataattggaaaagagtgttatggatcttaaccccattgagcttttgtgggatcagctagactgtaaggtgcgtgagaagtgcccgacaagacagccacattatggcaagtgctacaggaagtgtggggtgaaatgtcacctgagtatctgtacaaactgacagctagaatgccaaggatctgcaaatctgtcattgctgcatgtggaggattttttgatgtgaactctttgaagtagtttaagttctgaacatttcattttttttttttttttaaattgcaatagtaatttttcatgttattaatgtcctgactatacattgtgatcagttgaatgccactttggtgaataaaagtaccaatttctttccataacagcaaaatctttacattatttcaaacttttggccaccagagaATATGGTTTGTAATTTCTATATATTCATAGTTTAGGCCTATTTGGTTGGCTACCATGTAAAATAATAAGGTAATGAATTTAAATCTcctattcatattttaaataaagacacAAAGGAGGCCAAATGCATCAGGTGCATGAACAGTTTGGGTTGAATTTGTAAGGAACTATCTTCACACTTTCAGGGTAATTTGAACCACTAGTTAATTCTGGCTTATCTTGTTCCATGCTTCACACTATCCTTACTTTACTCCTTGTTAGTAATTCACAATGTATACTTTTGGCACCGCAATGCAGTGCTAATCCTACCCCTAAGTAGGGCTTTGTAACCCAGGGTAAAAAGCAGCCATAACCCTTTTCATAATTGCATTACTTCAAAATTAAGTTCAAGTGTGAACCTATGGTTAAAattggccttaaaggaatagttaaccccaaaatgaaaatgttctcatcctttactcaccctcatgccatcccagatgtttatgacttttttcttctgcagaacacaaatgaagatttttatctcagttctgtaggtccatacaatgctagtgaagggtggccaaaactttgaagctccaaaaagcttatcaaggcaacataaaagtaatccataaaactccagtggttaaatcaatgcctTCTGAAGTGACATAATcaattttaggtgagaacagacccaaatgtaaCTTATTTTTCAATGTACCTCTTGcctttgcagtctctaggcacgatcatgatttcaagctcgaataAGGCCCAAGTATACTACATTTTTGCGTGTTCTGGATCGGCTTGCGCCTGGTCAACCACGTTaactttgtgagtatactcttctgaccccCAGCGTATACGAAAACGTTTGACGCAtacccactacaacttctttgtgatactctttaagtAGAGTCAATGGCCGGCACATGCGCTGACGACGTGCACAGACGATGACCGCACCCACGAGTCGAGAAAATCTGGCTGGTATGCGGTTGGGCCTCGTGGACTGAATTATTAAGAAATGCATGTCACACATATTGTGAGTGGAGCGATCCGCAATGCAGATgtgcaaagtatactttggcctttacacttcctagcaccatctagcactctgggcatgcgtcaagcacttggACGtgcaatcaagcttgaaatcatgatcatggctagagactgcaatggcaagaggtacagtgaaaaataagttaCATATATAagggtctgttctcacctaaaattgATTATAAGACATGGAGacatggttttaaccactggagtcatgttgatttcttttatgttgcctttatgtactttttggaacttcaaaattttggccaccactcacttgcattgtatggacctacagagctgacatatttaaaaaaaaaaaaatctctatttgtgttctgcagaagaaagttattcacatctgggatggcatgatggtaagAAAATTATTAGAGAgttgtaattttttgggtgaactattccttaaggaAAATAACTCTAGGTTTAAAACAATGATTTCTCAGGATTATTCATAGAGTGAAAAGTCAATATGTTTCCAAATTCCAAGGAATAATGAAGCCTGGCTTTAATTGTTAGGGAGCAGAGaagaaaatcaatgtgttttattttattacatagtAACAGAATACATATTCTTCAGTTTTAGCATCACATTATAACATAATACATAGTCATTGCTTAATGATgtaattttttcatcattaaGTATCTAAACTTCATGGCCAAATATCCCCCCACTCTCAGTTACACAACGCCTCGAAAACCATTCTATTCCATTCAGCATTCAACAGACATATACACGCACATTTGCAACACACATACTTAGAATTTTAGAATTCACACTTCTTTTATAACATACACACATCCTCACAACATATAGACAAAATAAAGGGATATTTAATatacaagaaaacaaaaactttGAGGACAGCTGTTTAATAACAGATTTATCTTTGTTTGAACTGAGATCCTGAAACATAGACATCTTTTGTATACTGAggaaaagtgcacctttaagagaatAAGGTACCACTACATTCATGATCTTTCATTCAGGACTCCTACTTCATGCTCTGCTTCACGTGGAGATGAGCAACACTGCATGAATGGTACAAAATGGTGACTGGAGGAAACTGGGCTTTCAGACAAGCCCATAAGTGAAACCACTGTACATTAAAATAACCGTGCACGAAGGGAAGGTGATCAGGGCAGGCCAGAGGAAGGATCATGATGTGTGTAAGATATGGGGCTCATGATGATAAAAACAATAAAGGTAGTTACATAAGAGGGGTAAGAATTAGGAAAACATCTTAAATAACAAACATAGGTCTTTAATATTTAACTACCAATCAGTATCTTTCATTGCCCATTGAACTTCTCATATAATTCTGACCTATGACAGGCTTGATTGTACTGCCCTATGGGTCAGCTGCTGACAAGTGCTTTAGGATAAAAGCTTAAATTGATTCTCACCTGACATTAAAACATTGTGAACTATGTGCTGGATGATGAAAGGGCTTTACCATGTTTAAGCACAGGTAAACCAAAGACAAATCAAGCATGCACTTCCTAGGTCGTACAATTTCATATAATCCGATCTGCACTCCAAAATGCTGTAGTTCAAATGTAAATGGCTTGTTCACATTAGAAATGTAATGACACTCAAAATGGACAGCATATTCAGTCTGTTGGGAAAATAATGACCACGCTTATAAAATTACTGTGTTGTGTAGTGTTGGTGGAGGAGCTTGCTGCTGTTTCCCTTAATGTAAAATGCAGATGCAGTTATTAGAGTTTCATAAGGACTAATCCCTATAAAACTGGACTCAAAGAGAAACCGCACTGACAAACATAATCTCTGTCCAGATATATCCCATACCTTTTCTTATCAACCCCATAAAACTCACACTTAAAACCTGCTTTGATTGAAAacgcatttaaaattaatttgcccAACATACAAGGACTGTCATAACAGCTTCAAAATGGTGAATTCTGCAACAAGCGCTTAAATGTAAatttcctttttaaaatgcaaattaaaccAGGAGCTTAAGTTTCTTCCTAGAATATGTCTTACTGTCAAAACCAAAAACAGACATTCACATATTTACATGTACTTAAAGAGTTTGTAGAAGTCTATCTGTAGAATTCCTGTTTTGAGCCACCAAAATCAACTTAAAATCATAAGTGGGACAGAATTAACTGAAGCTAACATTACTAACTCCTTCTGAGTTAGTCACACTGTCTGTTAATAATATGCCTACAATCCATAATGGCGAGATCATGGAGAGAATGCAagtgaaaaaatgaaaacaagtgcAGAAAACAAAAGGAGTCTAAAAAAATAAAGCTTTGTTAAATCTCTGCATTATAGTAATTTTTCTGCTTTTGGTTCTACCTTTAGCTTGAATACAATGGATCTCAGAGAATGAAAACATTGAAGCACTATGTACAGGTACCCACTAATTGAAAGTGACAGCCTGACATCATTCCTGATGGCTGGACAGAATAGGTTGCCTGCAAATGGGGCAAGTGTTGTTTTCAGATAGCCAGCGATCAATGCAATGGATGTGGAACTCGTGGGCGCAGGGCAAACGACGCAGCTTGTTGCCCTGAGCATACTCATTGATGCAGACGCTGCAAGCGCGGCCCTGCTCACCCTCCAGGTTAACCTGACCGTAAGTGCGTGTGACAAGATTGTCGATCTGTTCTTTGGTGAGGCCCCGCGGGTGCTCCTCATCTTCATCTTCATTGAGTAGGAAAAAGTGTGCCAGCCTCAGGATAGGCAACGTGCCGTTCTCCACCAGATTGTTAGTGTCTCTACTGCTAGGCCGTCCCTCTGTCCCAGTCCTACTCACCCGTACTTGCCCTTCCTCCTCACCCTCCGCTAAAACCTCTTCAGCTGATTCCACCCCACTGTGGGCTGTAACGCCCTCATTGCCATTTACACGGTATGCCTGGGCTCTGGCTGCCGGAGCAGAGTCCTGGTTTGGCATAGCAGTCTCTGAGTCCGCTTCTGTCTCCATGAGGGAGCTAAGCTCGCCAAAGCCGGTCATGATCTGCCGCAAGATGGAGCGCAGTGCTGTTGAGCTGGGCTCGCCTAGGCCTGTCTCAGAAATACGGCGTAGCGGGATGCGTATAGTGCTAACGTAAGTGCGGATTCCTGCACGTTCCGAGCGGGAGATGGTACGGCGAAAGCCTCCACTGTCACTCTCAAAAGTAACCGTGTTCTCAGCGGCACGAGCCCGAGAACGCGTACGACTGGCAATGCTGTCCCTGTCACGGTTCTCGCCTGGTCTGATACGCCGCACCTGGAGGTCCAGCATGATCGTGGGGTGGCGCCGCACTCCTCCATTACCTGATGCAGGTGTCTCGCCCTCTTCCTCACCTGCCTCTGGGAGAGATTCCGTAGGCGCAGCCGGCTCTACAGTAGATTCACCAATCTCCATAGGAACAGCTGTACTTCCAATGGCCTCCACTTGTGGAGTGTTGCTGCTATGGATGGGGCTAACACTGGGGGCAGGATTTCTGTCCAGAGGGGAGCGGCTACGTCTTGAGGAGCGAGACAAAGCCCCACCTCCTCCTGCTGCCCTGCGGACACGGCCACGTGAACGAGTCCTACTGTTTCGCGGCTCACGCCCCGCTGGTGCCACCTGAGGGCCAAGCTGAGGCAGGGGGTTGGGGCAGTCTGGGCCTTCATTCGCATTTTGCCCTTCCTCTGCATTAACTGAAGATGTTGTGACCTGTATTTGACCCCTTACAGCACCACTATCCTGCTCTTGTGACTGAGAGGTGAGAGGAGCCTGTGGAGGGGAAGGACTTGGCAAAGGGGGCAGATTCCTCCTCAGAGCTGTGGAAGGAGCCTGTGCTGTAAGAGGAGGTATTATAGGTGGAGCCGAGCTACTACTACTACGACGCACTGCAGCCCTCCTTCCCAAAGTGGGCCTGGCTGTAGTAGAGAATGGTGCAGGGTTTTGAAGTGAGTAAGGTGCATTTCTTATGGGGCTGTATGGGGTCGTGGGTACAGTTGCAGGCGACACTGGGGGAGGAGGCATTGGGAGTTCAGAGGGGTCAGGTGTGTCACTGTGTTCTCCAGGCTCGGGCTGCTCGTGATTGATGTTGATCTCAAGACTAAAGCGGAACTCGCCACTGTTAGGGTTTGTGCGGCTGACAGCACGCCAGGTTTGGTTGCCACTCTGCCCGCTACGTGTGGCATTTCCCGTGCGCCGGAATGTGTTCAACCACTCCAGCAGGGAGTCTCCATTAGATGTCTCCGCACCTGGCTCAACGGCACCTGGAAATGAAACACATTAAGAAACTGTACTATTCCAATTTCACACCATATATTTATGAATGTTACGGAGGATTATAAAACAACGCACATTCATCCTTTACTTCTTTTTGCACAAACTAATTTGATCCCTTTCGCTCTTTTTTTTCATACAAGTAGGTCCACAATGCAACCTGCCCTTGCAGAACTTTGCAGAACAGTGTTTCCTACTGAATCTCCAGCGCCATGGTAAAAGAATGATGCCCAAGATGTGAGCTTGCAGTCTcaattgaatgtgatgagataaaaagaGCACATGCTTTGAAATAGCGCAAAAACAACAcgtctttctattgcattgtgtagGGCTGATTGATCcgttgaaataaaatataaatcatgaCCTTATGTgaatattaaaccgcaaagggctgTGATTATatcaaacagtctgcatgtgccaCACGCTACACATCTCTGTTCTGAGCACACATGAGGCAGTTCTGTGCTCGCTCCACAAATTTAATCTCGTGGACAGAATAACAGATGTGTTGCGTTTGATTCAGTTTGGTAACATGAGCTGATCATGTTATATTTACAGCGCTCTAAATTCACTTTAATTggccactacaagttactatacaAATCGAAAACAAACCTATAACACCAGGTTTTAGTGGACAGAAGcggagatgagagcatttcaccatATTTAGAATTATTAAGCGGCCTTTCAAAGGCTATTGTTAACGCGACTTCACACAGAAAGTTCCTACAGTTTTTAACCAGGTCCCATAGCAACAAGTTAAGTACAAGTTAAGAAATCTTTAGAGAAATATGacttctataataataataataataataataataatgtagttattattagttattataataaaattaatttcttaatgttgtaatatatata
This genomic interval carries:
- the LOC127434282 gene encoding E3 ubiquitin-protein ligase RNF6-like, whose protein sequence is MVVVRTVVCVAPLVPSCLHCNQSAEEREPVHITAAVSAVSVVMDPPGGRDERHRQAERLRREEAYYHFINELSEEEYRLMRDSNLLGTPGEVTAEELRQRLDGAKERVSSQPRPEPRPQNSEAEGSSGAVEPGAETSNGDSLLEWLNTFRRTGNATRSGQSGNQTWRAVSRTNPNSGEFRFSLEININHEQPEPGEHSDTPDPSELPMPPPPVSPATVPTTPYSPIRNAPYSLQNPAPFSTTARPTLGRRAAVRRSSSSSAPPIIPPLTAQAPSTALRRNLPPLPSPSPPQAPLTSQSQEQDSGAVRGQIQVTTSSVNAEEGQNANEGPDCPNPLPQLGPQVAPAGREPRNSRTRSRGRVRRAAGGGGALSRSSRRSRSPLDRNPAPSVSPIHSSNTPQVEAIGSTAVPMEIGESTVEPAAPTESLPEAGEEEGETPASGNGGVRRHPTIMLDLQVRRIRPGENRDRDSIASRTRSRARAAENTVTFESDSGGFRRTISRSERAGIRTYVSTIRIPLRRISETGLGEPSSTALRSILRQIMTGFGELSSLMETEADSETAMPNQDSAPAARAQAYRVNGNEGVTAHSGVESAEEVLAEGEEEGQVRVSRTGTEGRPSSRDTNNLVENGTLPILRLAHFFLLNEDEDEEHPRGLTKEQIDNLVTRTYGQVNLEGEQGRACSVCINEYAQGNKLRRLPCAHEFHIHCIDRWLSENNTCPICRQPILSSHQE